From the genome of Bacteroidota bacterium:
GCGATTTTATCGTATTGCCGGGTGGTTTCTCGCATGGCGATTATTTAAGGTCAGGGGCTATTGCCCGTCACTCGCCTATTATGCAAGAGGTAATTGCTTTTGCTAATCATGGCGGATTTGTAATGGGGATTTGTAACGGCTTCCAGATATTGTGCGAAAGCAATTTATTGCCTGGAGCCTTGCTTCGCAACGAACATAGATTGTTCAAATGCGAAAATGTATATCTTAGAACTGAAAACAGTCAAACCGCATTCTCAATGGGTATTCCAAAAGAAAAGGTTTTGAAAATACCGATTGCCCATGGCGAAGGAAGGTTTTATGCTGATGAAGTAGCGATGAACAATATCATAAACAACCAGCAAATTATTTTCAAATACTGTACAGAAAAAGGAGATATTGCACCCGATGGAAATCCCAATGGATCATTATATAATATTGCAGGAATATGTAACGAGCAGAAGAATGTCTTTGGTATGATGCCTCACCCTGAGCGGGCTGCCAATGAAGTATTGTATAATATCGATGGTTGTTATATATTCGATAGTATCATACAACATTGCATGGCACACGTGTGATACAAAACTACAATATGCATAAAACAGTAAAGTTTGTGTTCTTATACTTGATATTAATGTTATCAAGTATAGTTGCATATTCGCAAAGGAGTTCCATCAAATATTATAATACTGATATCAGCAGAACGCTCTCCAATGATTTTGAATTTTCTGATACCACACTTAATAATGTACAAATATTTTCTCCCATCTATAAAAGAAATAATGCCAATCTAAATCTTGGAAATATAGGCCAACCTTGGCTTTCGTTAGATGGAGTAAAAATAAATTCTGGATTTAATTTAGGGCTGAGCCCTTATAAAAACTATATGATAAATCCTGATGAGTTTATGTATATAGTGCCCCATAAAAATTCGTGTACCGATATTAAATATATGCAAGGTTTACGATCGAATGGAGTGGTGAGTCTAGATTTGGTACATACGCAATATATCAAAAAAAAATATCCCTTTGCTTTGGTACTCAATAGGCTGGGTAGTACGGGTAATTATCTGCACCAAAACACGGATTGGTATAACACACAAATAATGGGAAATATATATAATAAAGACAGCAATTATATCTTGGTATACCGTATTGCGTTTTCTAAAGGCAGTATTGAACATAACGGGGGTATACAAGACACAGGCAACTTTGATTCAACCGCATTCGATTTCCGTAATTATTTGCCCGTTAATTTGAATAATGCCCTGAGCAAATTAAGCTCGAAGCAAATTCAGTTTGTTCAAGGAGTCTCGTTTGGTAAAAGGAAGGAAAAATCGGATACTATTGCCAAGAAACAATATAAGTACAGACTTACCCATTATACAACCTTTTATACCTTTAAACATCTATATAGCGATGATTCAATTGATGGTTTAACTTATCCGTATCGTAATTATAATGCTGCATCTAGCGATTCTGTTACAGAAACCAGGTTAAGCAATAGACTGGTTTTTGCACCAATATATGATAATGATGCAAATATGAAAAGTTTGCATTATTCATTGTATGTAGATCATAGTTATTATAGCATTAGGGATTCTAATAAAGCGATGTTTAATAACATAAAGGTTGGGGGTGATTTATCTAAATCCATATCTAATTTATTCAAACTTTCTGGCAAAGGGTATTATTACTTAAATGGATACAACCAAAATGATTATCATATAAATTTATCATTGACCAAGGATTTATTTAAACGAGATACGGGTGCTAAACCAATTAAATACCTGTCTCTTTGGCTAAATGTAACTACAACAAAAAACGAAGCAGATTACCTAGCTAAAAGCTTTTATTCGAATCATTATAATTGGCATACAAGCCTAGATAAAGTAGAGCTAGCAAACTTAAAATTTAACATCACGAATTTGTTTTCCAATAATGGAAATCATAAAACTTTTTTCAAGCAAAGTTTAAGTTTCGATTATTATATGCTCAAAAACTATGTATATTATAATCCGCTTTCAATGCCTACACAATATAAGGGCACGATTACCGGCACTACCGTTAATTATTCGCTTACTGGAATGTTTCGCAAACACTTTGGTTTTAACTTTAATGCAAATTATAATTTTGTGAGTGATAATTATTATTTACGCTTACCAAAATATGCGACAAAAACATCCGTGTATTATGTGGGCAAGTATTTCAAAAGTCCGATGAACTATCAGGTTGGTGTGGATGTATTTTGGTTCTCACAAATTCAATCCTACCTATGGAATCCAGTGGCTGGCGTATTCTATTTCGATAATAGACATATGACAGGCAATTATCCTTTGATGGATTTATTTTTTAATGCAGAAATTTATCAAGTACAACTATATTTAAAACTTGAACACGCATTGTGGGGACTACCCACGCAATACCAGTTCTTGCCCGAACAATACTACTCCGCCACTGCTTTTCCTATGCAACCACGAGCTATTAGATTTGGGATTAGATGGAGATTTGGAGGATGATGTCAAGCTGAGTTTATTGAAGAGGTATTAAAGTATATATATGAAAAAATTAGAAGACATAAAAGCAATCGCAGTAATAGGCTCAGGCACTATGGGTGTGGGCATTGCACAAGTTTTTGCACAGCATAATTATCCTGTTGTATTGTTTGATGTAAATGCAGAGGCGTTAGAAAAAGCGAAAATAATACTTTCTACAAATTTGGATTTCTTGGTGAGCAAAGCAAAAATATCTGCTGTTGACAAAGCAAATATTTTTAATAGGGTGAGCTTTGAAACGCAGGCAGAGATGGTTATTGCCGACTTTATTATAGAAGCCATTATAGAAAATGAAAATGCCAAAAAAGAACTTTTTAAATTATTGGCAAACTATAATAGTTCGGATTGCATATTTGCTACGAACACAAGCACAATACCAATTACCAAAATAGCCAACGGTATCTCCAATCCTGAGCGGGTGTTGGGAGTTCATTATTTCAACCCAGCACATATTATGAAATTGGTTGAAATAATTGCTGGCGTGCAAACCAATAAAAATATCGCTCAAATATGTTATGATTTGATGAAACTTACAGGCAAAACTCCCATCATGGCATCCGATGCTCCAGGTTTTATTGTGAACCGAGTTGCCCGCCATTACTATGTAGAGAGCCTAAAAATTGCCGAAGAAAATATAGCTGCTATCGAAACAATAGATATATTAATGGAAAATGCAGGGTTCAAAATGGGTCCCTTCAAATTGATGGATTTAATAGGAGTGGATGTTAATTTTTCAGTGACTAATTCTATATATAATTTATTTTACCAAGACGCAAAATTTCGCCCTAGC
Proteins encoded in this window:
- the purQ gene encoding phosphoribosylformylglycinamidine synthase I → MKIGVVIFPGSNCDDDMIQVLRGRYKQEVVKLWHKDQNLQNCDFIVLPGGFSHGDYLRSGAIARHSPIMQEVIAFANHGGFVMGICNGFQILCESNLLPGALLRNEHRLFKCENVYLRTENSQTAFSMGIPKEKVLKIPIAHGEGRFYADEVAMNNIINNQQIIFKYCTEKGDIAPDGNPNGSLYNIAGICNEQKNVFGMMPHPERAANEVLYNIDGCYIFDSIIQHCMAHV
- a CDS encoding putative porin, whose product is MIQNYNMHKTVKFVFLYLILMLSSIVAYSQRSSIKYYNTDISRTLSNDFEFSDTTLNNVQIFSPIYKRNNANLNLGNIGQPWLSLDGVKINSGFNLGLSPYKNYMINPDEFMYIVPHKNSCTDIKYMQGLRSNGVVSLDLVHTQYIKKKYPFALVLNRLGSTGNYLHQNTDWYNTQIMGNIYNKDSNYILVYRIAFSKGSIEHNGGIQDTGNFDSTAFDFRNYLPVNLNNALSKLSSKQIQFVQGVSFGKRKEKSDTIAKKQYKYRLTHYTTFYTFKHLYSDDSIDGLTYPYRNYNAASSDSVTETRLSNRLVFAPIYDNDANMKSLHYSLYVDHSYYSIRDSNKAMFNNIKVGGDLSKSISNLFKLSGKGYYYLNGYNQNDYHINLSLTKDLFKRDTGAKPIKYLSLWLNVTTTKNEADYLAKSFYSNHYNWHTSLDKVELANLKFNITNLFSNNGNHKTFFKQSLSFDYYMLKNYVYYNPLSMPTQYKGTITGTTVNYSLTGMFRKHFGFNFNANYNFVSDNYYLRLPKYATKTSVYYVGKYFKSPMNYQVGVDVFWFSQIQSYLWNPVAGVFYFDNRHMTGNYPLMDLFFNAEIYQVQLYLKLEHALWGLPTQYQFLPEQYYSATAFPMQPRAIRFGIRWRFGG
- a CDS encoding 3-hydroxyacyl-CoA dehydrogenase NAD-binding domain-containing protein translates to MKKLEDIKAIAVIGSGTMGVGIAQVFAQHNYPVVLFDVNAEALEKAKIILSTNLDFLVSKAKISAVDKANIFNRVSFETQAEMVIADFIIEAIIENENAKKELFKLLANYNSSDCIFATNTSTIPITKIANGISNPERVLGVHYFNPAHIMKLVEIIAGVQTNKNIAQICYDLMKLTGKTPIMASDAPGFIVNRVARHYYVESLKIAEENIAAIETIDILMENAGFKMGPFKLMDLIGVDVNFSVTNSIYNLFYQDAKFRPSRIQQQLVDAGNHGRKTGKGFYEYK